In one window of Streptomyces sp. FXJ1.172 DNA:
- a CDS encoding ABC transporter substrate-binding protein, whose product MNRKTLVLPAVVGLLTPVLAACGGSGGGGKSGNAIVVGTTDQFAATKDAPAPLDPAYAYDVGTWNILRQTQQTLMAQPKGEGDPVPDAAESCGFTDSGSERYACKLRDGLKFANGDTVTAEDVKYSIERVLRIKSDSGVSSLLNTIDTVETQGDREVIFHLKTADATFPYKLSTPVAGIVNPKDYEKDKLRDGFTVDGSGPYTFQADVKDNAIVSATFTKNPSYKGSVTVNNSKVVIRSYDSAEAMGAAIDKGDIDVMTRTMTPAQIQKLDAGSSNKVDLVDMPGLEIRYLAFNTNAPSVKSKAVRQAMAQLIDRGELANKVYGTEAEPLYSLVPATITGHSNSFFNKYGNPSVAKAKALLAQANITTPVKLTLHYTTDHYGAATKQEFEDLQKQLNNSGLFDVSIQGHPWTEFRPAEQKGQYDVYGMGWFPDFPDADNFLAPFLDKDNFLGSPYSNTTIQHTLIPDSRREADRLAASKSLTAIQDTVAEDVPVLPLWQGKQYVAARDDITGTAYALNSSSTLQLWELGRGVSG is encoded by the coding sequence ATGAACCGCAAGACTTTGGTGCTGCCGGCGGTCGTCGGCCTGCTCACGCCGGTTCTGGCCGCGTGCGGCGGATCCGGCGGCGGGGGCAAGAGCGGTAACGCCATCGTCGTCGGTACCACCGACCAGTTCGCGGCCACCAAGGACGCCCCGGCGCCCCTCGACCCCGCCTACGCCTACGACGTCGGCACCTGGAACATCCTGCGCCAGACCCAGCAGACGCTGATGGCGCAGCCCAAGGGCGAGGGCGACCCCGTCCCGGACGCCGCGGAGAGCTGCGGCTTCACCGACAGCGGCAGCGAGCGCTACGCCTGCAAGCTGCGGGACGGCCTGAAGTTCGCGAACGGCGACACGGTGACCGCCGAGGACGTCAAGTACTCCATCGAGCGTGTCCTGCGCATCAAGTCCGACAGTGGTGTCTCCTCGCTGCTCAACACCATCGACACGGTCGAGACGCAGGGTGACCGCGAGGTCATCTTCCACCTCAAGACGGCCGACGCCACCTTCCCGTACAAGCTGTCCACGCCGGTCGCGGGCATCGTCAACCCGAAGGACTACGAGAAGGACAAGCTGCGCGACGGCTTCACGGTGGACGGCTCCGGCCCCTACACCTTCCAGGCCGACGTCAAGGACAACGCGATCGTCAGCGCCACCTTCACCAAGAACCCCTCGTACAAGGGCAGCGTGACGGTGAACAACAGCAAGGTCGTGATCCGCTCCTACGACTCCGCCGAAGCCATGGGCGCGGCGATCGACAAGGGCGACATCGACGTCATGACCCGCACCATGACGCCCGCGCAGATCCAGAAGCTGGACGCCGGCAGCAGCAACAAGGTCGACCTCGTCGACATGCCGGGCCTCGAGATCCGCTACCTGGCCTTCAACACCAACGCGCCCAGCGTGAAGTCCAAGGCCGTCCGCCAGGCCATGGCCCAGCTCATCGACCGCGGCGAACTGGCCAACAAGGTCTACGGCACCGAGGCCGAGCCGCTGTACTCGCTGGTCCCGGCCACCATCACCGGCCACTCGAACTCGTTCTTCAACAAGTACGGCAACCCCAGCGTCGCCAAGGCCAAGGCCCTGCTCGCCCAGGCCAACATCACCACCCCGGTCAAGCTGACCCTGCACTACACCACCGACCACTACGGCGCGGCCACGAAGCAGGAGTTCGAGGACCTGCAGAAGCAGCTCAACAACAGCGGCCTGTTCGACGTCTCCATCCAGGGCCACCCCTGGACCGAGTTCCGGCCGGCCGAGCAGAAGGGCCAGTACGACGTCTACGGCATGGGCTGGTTCCCCGACTTCCCGGACGCCGACAACTTCCTCGCGCCCTTCCTCGACAAGGACAACTTCCTCGGCTCGCCGTACTCCAACACGACGATCCAGCACACGCTGATCCCGGACTCCCGCCGCGAGGCCGACCGGCTCGCCGCCTCCAAGAGCCTGACCGCGATCCAGGACACCGTCGCCGAGGACGTCCCGGTCCTGCCGCTGTGGCAGGGCAAGCAGTACGTCGCCGCACGGGACGACATCACGGGCACCGCGTACGCCCTC